A region of Haloplanus sp. XH21 DNA encodes the following proteins:
- a CDS encoding MBL fold metallo-hydrolase yields the protein MERVPVPTETTAPGGRTNAYLGGGVLVDPAGRTPELDAAVADGEVDHVAITHAHPDHVGGVATYAAETGATVWARRGREERFAAATDCDPDRTFSEGTTVGDLTVLDTPGHAPDHVAFEGETGICSGDLAVATGSVAVAAPEGNLRAYLVALRRLYARDPSRLFPGHGPVIGDPRATITRLMAHRAERERGVERAVHEGAESVEAVLDAAYDRDLTGVRDLAAGTVHAHLDKLDREGRVRFDRETGRVRPA from the coding sequence ATGGAGCGCGTTCCGGTGCCGACGGAGACGACGGCGCCCGGCGGCCGGACGAACGCCTATCTCGGCGGCGGCGTCCTCGTCGACCCGGCGGGGCGCACGCCGGAACTCGACGCCGCCGTCGCCGACGGCGAGGTCGACCATGTCGCCATCACGCACGCCCACCCCGACCACGTCGGCGGCGTCGCTACCTACGCCGCCGAGACGGGCGCGACCGTCTGGGCGCGGCGCGGTCGCGAGGAGCGCTTCGCCGCCGCGACCGACTGCGACCCGGACCGCACCTTCAGCGAGGGGACGACCGTCGGCGACCTGACCGTCCTCGATACGCCCGGGCACGCGCCGGATCACGTCGCCTTCGAAGGCGAGACCGGCATCTGTTCTGGCGACCTCGCCGTCGCGACCGGGAGTGTCGCCGTCGCCGCGCCCGAGGGGAATCTGCGGGCGTATCTCGTCGCCCTCCGTCGCTTGTACGCCCGCGATCCATCCCGCCTCTTTCCGGGCCACGGGCCGGTCATCGGCGACCCCCGCGCGACCATCACGCGACTCATGGCCCACCGCGCGGAGCGCGAGCGAGGGGTCGAACGCGCCGTCCACGAGGGCGCCGAATCGGTCGAGGCCGTCCTCGATGCGGCGTACGACCGCGACCTCACGGGCGTTCGTGACCTCGCGGCGGGCACCGTCCATGCCCACCTCGACAAACTCGACCGGGAGGGGCGCGTCCGGTTCGACCGCGAGACGGGGCGCGTCCGCCCGGCGTGA
- the trpB gene encoding tryptophan synthase subunit beta → MSSDTGKFGEYGGQYVPEALMPAIEELEDAYERYVLANEDGFMDEFRERLADFGGRPTPLQHAQRLSERYDTDVYLKREDLLHGGAHKLNNALGQVLLAKYMGKDRIIAETGAGQHGTATAMACAHLGMPCEVYMGRRDINRQRPNVFRMRLNGAEVTPVTVGRGTLKEAISETMRDWATNVEDTHYVIGSVVGPHPFPAMVRDFQRVISEEAREQIQEKAGRLPDSIVTCAGGGSNTMGVFAEFVDDADVDLYAVEAGGSSLEVDEERGVAPNSATLSTGTEGVLHGSRTRVLQDQDGQIMESHSVSAGLDYAGVGPELAALVDRDRVTAVTVDDDGALEGFHRLSQLEGIIPALESAHALGYLEDHYEDLGDVVVVNVSGRGDKDLETVLEETHDRDIENAPDIDTFAATGGFQ, encoded by the coding sequence ATGAGTTCTGACACAGGCAAGTTCGGCGAGTACGGTGGACAGTACGTTCCCGAGGCGCTGATGCCCGCCATCGAGGAACTGGAGGACGCCTACGAGCGGTACGTCCTCGCGAACGAAGACGGCTTCATGGACGAGTTCCGGGAGCGCCTGGCCGATTTCGGCGGGCGACCGACGCCGCTCCAGCACGCCCAGCGCCTCTCCGAGCGCTACGACACGGACGTCTATCTCAAGCGGGAGGACCTCCTGCACGGCGGCGCGCACAAACTCAATAACGCGCTCGGGCAGGTGCTGCTGGCGAAGTATATGGGCAAGGACCGCATCATCGCGGAGACCGGCGCGGGCCAGCACGGCACCGCGACGGCGATGGCGTGTGCCCACCTCGGCATGCCCTGTGAGGTGTACATGGGTCGCCGAGACATCAACCGCCAGCGACCCAACGTCTTCCGGATGCGCCTCAACGGCGCGGAGGTCACCCCGGTGACGGTGGGCCGAGGCACGCTGAAAGAAGCCATCAGCGAGACGATGCGCGACTGGGCGACCAACGTCGAGGACACCCACTACGTCATCGGGTCGGTCGTCGGGCCGCATCCGTTCCCGGCGATGGTCCGCGACTTCCAGCGGGTCATCTCCGAGGAGGCGCGAGAGCAGATTCAGGAGAAGGCCGGCCGCCTCCCCGACTCCATCGTCACCTGTGCCGGCGGCGGGTCGAACACGATGGGCGTCTTCGCGGAGTTCGTCGACGACGCGGACGTCGACCTCTACGCCGTCGAGGCCGGCGGCAGCAGCCTGGAAGTCGACGAGGAACGCGGCGTCGCCCCCAACTCGGCGACGCTCTCGACGGGCACGGAGGGCGTCCTCCACGGCTCCCGGACGCGCGTCCTGCAGGACCAGGACGGCCAGATCATGGAGTCCCACAGCGTTTCGGCGGGTCTGGACTACGCCGGCGTCGGCCCCGAACTCGCCGCCCTCGTGGACCGGGACCGCGTGACCGCCGTCACCGTCGACGACGACGGCGCGCTCGAAGGGTTCCATCGCCTGTCGCAGTTGGAAGGCATTATTCCGGCGCTCGAATCCGCCCACGCGCTCGGCTATCTGGAGGATCATTACGAGGACCTCGGCGACGTGGTCGTGGTCAACGTCTCCGGCCGCGGCGACAAGGACCTCGAAACGGTGCTGGAGGAGACCCACGACCGTGACATCGAGAACGCGCCCGACATCGACACCTTCGCGGCGACGGGGGGGTTCCAGTGA
- a CDS encoding TRAM domain-containing protein, protein MEISDKLLCLFSERVRSEDGTYVIEVPQREIERGSIDPDETYRVALISRERTEEEELAEPETSASEPQPPVEVGEIRYVEIEDIGKQGDGIARVERGYVIIVPGAEIGERVKIEVTEVKSNFAVGEIIDEDL, encoded by the coding sequence ATGGAGATCTCAGATAAACTGCTGTGTCTGTTCAGCGAACGTGTTCGCTCCGAAGACGGAACGTACGTGATCGAAGTACCCCAGCGAGAGATCGAGCGGGGCTCTATCGATCCCGACGAAACCTACCGAGTCGCACTCATCTCCCGCGAGCGGACCGAAGAGGAAGAGCTCGCGGAGCCGGAGACGTCCGCCTCGGAACCCCAACCACCGGTCGAAGTCGGCGAGATTCGCTACGTCGAAATCGAGGACATCGGCAAGCAGGGCGACGGCATTGCGCGCGTCGAGCGGGGCTACGTCATCATCGTCCCCGGCGCGGAGATCGGCGAGCGCGTCAAGATAGAGGTGACCGAGGTCAAGTCCAACTTCGCGGTTGGCGAGATCATCGACGAAGACCTCTAG
- a CDS encoding CPBP family intramembrane glutamic endopeptidase has product MPAWTAFAGFVVVVVVGLLLLARASAGVIDTSTSHTGTEQYAAGTDAPPTLSKRVVGESSTPSTSTLLVNVLLSQGLFAALLLVGAWYASIPAAALGAGADAFTPVALGAGVALGLALHAVNVAGSRLSDRYDLGDPGALRRAMTPETTAGWALLLGVVLPLVAGFEELLFRGVLVGAFAVGFGVSPWLLAGVSSAAFALGHGAQGWIGVVVTGALGFVLAAAFVLTGSLWTVVIAHYLVNALEFVGSDADRDSR; this is encoded by the coding sequence CGTCGTCGTCGTCGTCGTGGGCTTGCTACTTCTCGCGCGTGCGTCCGCCGGTGTGATCGATACGAGCACTTCCCACACCGGTACCGAGCAGTATGCTGCGGGGACGGACGCCCCGCCCACCCTCTCGAAGCGCGTCGTGGGCGAGTCGTCGACACCCTCGACATCGACGCTGCTGGTGAACGTCCTCCTCTCGCAGGGACTGTTCGCCGCGCTCCTGCTCGTCGGCGCGTGGTACGCGTCGATTCCGGCGGCAGCGCTCGGAGCCGGGGCGGACGCGTTCACGCCGGTAGCGCTTGGCGCCGGCGTCGCCCTCGGGCTTGCGCTCCACGCCGTCAACGTCGCTGGGTCGCGGCTGAGCGACCGTTACGACCTCGGCGACCCCGGGGCGCTCCGCCGGGCGATGACCCCCGAGACGACGGCGGGGTGGGCGCTCCTCCTCGGCGTGGTCTTACCGCTCGTCGCGGGGTTCGAGGAGCTGCTCTTTCGGGGCGTGCTGGTGGGCGCGTTCGCCGTCGGCTTCGGCGTCTCGCCGTGGCTCCTGGCCGGTGTGTCTTCCGCCGCGTTCGCCCTCGGCCACGGCGCTCAGGGATGGATCGGCGTCGTCGTCACCGGCGCCCTCGGGTTCGTCTTGGCCGCGGCGTTCGTCCTCACGGGGAGTCTGTGGACGGTCGTGATCGCTCACTACCTCGTGAACGCCCTGGAGTTCGTCGGGAGCGACGCGGACCGAGATAGCAGGTAG
- the trpC gene encoding indole-3-glycerol phosphate synthase, with protein sequence MDSNGEELAPAVRSILTAARERAGGDEHVSVTPRSLTDAIAAAEADGRVPVIAEVKPTSPTTEGQRDDDPAELARAMVAGGATAISVLTEPEHFGGSIAALTQVRNAVDVPVLRKDFIVTESQLDLVESDLVLLIARFVDDLEHLVAAAKRRGFQPLVEVHTRDELDRALDAGAEIVGVNNRDLGRLEVDLDTFESLAPHVPDDVTLIAESGIASTDDVQRMRSAGADALLIGSAIMDGDVTENVRRLTRA encoded by the coding sequence ATGGACTCTAATGGTGAAGAACTGGCTCCGGCGGTGCGGTCCATTCTGACCGCCGCCCGCGAGCGGGCAGGTGGCGACGAGCACGTGTCGGTGACGCCTCGCTCCCTCACGGACGCCATCGCGGCCGCGGAGGCCGATGGCCGAGTGCCGGTCATCGCGGAGGTGAAACCGACCAGCCCCACGACCGAGGGACAGCGGGACGACGACCCGGCCGAACTCGCCCGGGCGATGGTCGCGGGCGGAGCGACGGCGATTTCGGTCCTCACCGAACCCGAGCATTTCGGCGGGTCGATCGCGGCGCTGACGCAGGTCCGCAACGCCGTCGACGTGCCGGTGCTCCGCAAGGACTTTATCGTGACGGAGTCCCAACTCGACCTCGTGGAATCGGATCTCGTCCTGTTGATCGCGCGGTTCGTGGACGACCTGGAGCACCTCGTCGCGGCGGCGAAGCGACGGGGCTTCCAGCCGCTGGTCGAGGTCCACACCCGCGACGAACTCGACCGGGCGCTCGACGCCGGTGCGGAGATCGTCGGCGTCAACAACCGCGACCTGGGCCGTCTCGAAGTCGACCTCGACACCTTCGAGTCGCTGGCGCCCCACGTCCCCGACGACGTGACCCTCATCGCGGAGAGCGGGATCGCATCGACCGACGACGTCCAGCGGATGCGGTCGGCGGGCGCCGACGCCCTGCTGATCGGGAGCGCGATCATGGACGGCGACGTGACCGAGAACGTGCGGCGACTTACGAGAGCATGA
- a CDS encoding YkgJ family cysteine cluster protein, with protein MESLEAELGRAKALDVSDLADAIESIGFECTRCGACCKADAEDPHTATVFPDEVRALQESTDRDWRDVARPMPYGLEEGSEGPEGETFEWALATDGCGDCTFYAEEDGEGTCTVHDDRPLICETYPFSVALGGTSQPMGEAVDESGMVRAHECEGLGRDISRDDAEDLAAALKERAIRELEEAIDVRDEYAPVDTDPGEVVVHDSEGAKTRDGRPR; from the coding sequence ATGGAGTCGCTAGAGGCCGAACTCGGCCGTGCGAAAGCCCTCGACGTGAGCGACCTCGCCGACGCCATCGAATCCATCGGGTTCGAATGCACCCGTTGTGGCGCGTGTTGCAAGGCGGACGCCGAGGATCCCCACACGGCGACGGTGTTTCCCGACGAGGTGCGGGCGCTCCAGGAGTCGACCGACCGCGACTGGCGGGACGTGGCACGGCCGATGCCATACGGCCTCGAAGAGGGGTCGGAGGGGCCGGAGGGGGAGACGTTCGAGTGGGCGCTGGCGACCGACGGCTGCGGCGACTGCACCTTTTACGCCGAGGAAGACGGTGAGGGGACGTGTACGGTCCACGACGACCGGCCGCTCATCTGTGAGACCTACCCGTTCAGCGTCGCGCTCGGCGGGACGAGTCAGCCGATGGGCGAGGCCGTCGACGAGTCAGGGATGGTCCGCGCCCACGAGTGCGAGGGGTTAGGCCGGGACATCTCCCGGGACGACGCCGAGGACCTGGCGGCGGCACTCAAAGAGCGGGCGATCCGGGAACTCGAAGAGGCCATCGACGTCCGCGACGAGTACGCGCCGGTCGACACGGACCCCGGCGAGGTTGTCGTCCACGACTCGGAGGGCGCGAAAACACGTGACGGACGCCCCCGATAG
- the trpA gene encoding tryptophan synthase subunit alpha: MSSIDDAFAGGPAFIPYLAAGDPDYESSLAYVEALERGGADIIELGLPFSEPIAEGPTIQSAIVRSLEAGMTPTRYFEFVEDLSVDVPIVCMTYYNLIYQFGDETGPEAFVRRAAEAGVEGFVVPDLPAEEADPLREACDEHDCDLIFIVAPTTRGERLEHIMAQVSGYVYVQARLGTTGARADLSDRTAESLDRIAEWDVPKAVGFGISTGEHAQEVIEAGADGVIVGSALIDIIETGVERGDPPVTVANRLESKARELKEGALRGADERTHPERT; encoded by the coding sequence GTGAGCTCCATCGACGACGCGTTCGCCGGCGGCCCGGCGTTCATCCCCTATCTCGCGGCGGGCGACCCCGACTACGAGTCCTCGCTCGCGTACGTCGAGGCTCTCGAACGGGGCGGCGCCGACATCATCGAACTCGGCCTGCCGTTCTCCGAACCCATCGCCGAGGGACCGACTATCCAGAGCGCCATCGTGCGCTCCCTGGAGGCGGGGATGACGCCGACGCGGTATTTCGAGTTCGTCGAGGACCTCTCGGTCGACGTGCCGATCGTCTGCATGACCTACTACAACCTCATCTACCAGTTCGGCGACGAGACGGGGCCGGAGGCGTTCGTCCGCCGAGCGGCCGAGGCAGGCGTCGAGGGCTTCGTCGTCCCCGATCTGCCCGCGGAGGAGGCCGACCCCCTGCGCGAGGCGTGTGACGAACACGACTGTGACCTCATCTTTATCGTCGCGCCGACGACCCGCGGCGAGCGCTTGGAGCACATCATGGCCCAGGTGTCGGGCTACGTCTACGTCCAGGCGCGTCTCGGGACGACCGGCGCGCGGGCCGACCTCTCCGATCGGACGGCCGAGAGCCTCGACCGCATTGCGGAGTGGGACGTTCCCAAGGCCGTCGGCTTCGGCATCTCGACGGGCGAGCACGCCCAGGAAGTGATCGAGGCGGGCGCCGACGGCGTCATCGTCGGCTCCGCGCTCATCGACATCATCGAGACGGGCGTCGAACGGGGCGATCCCCCCGTCACCGTGGCCAACCGCCTGGAGTCGAAGGCCCGCGAACTCAAGGAAGGGGCGCTCCGAGGGGCGGACGAACGAACGCATCCGGAACGTACATAA
- a CDS encoding MGMT family protein gives MEGVYARESSYLGRAVQLGVVGGRVISVSFPESPPADADPDHPLLDRVFDYLDGAEDHFDDVTVALTVPTDQREVLEAVRNVPYGETVDVARVARLAGLDDETEGDLETVRAGLRANPVPLFIPDHRVAGPGATPPDVAERLRELESS, from the coding sequence ATGGAGGGAGTTTACGCGCGCGAGTCGTCGTATCTGGGTCGTGCAGTCCAGCTCGGCGTCGTCGGCGGTCGAGTCATCAGCGTGTCGTTTCCGGAGTCGCCGCCCGCCGACGCCGACCCCGATCATCCCTTGCTCGACCGGGTGTTCGACTACCTCGACGGCGCCGAGGACCACTTCGACGACGTGACCGTCGCGCTCACCGTTCCGACCGACCAGCGCGAGGTGCTCGAAGCCGTCCGGAACGTCCCCTACGGCGAGACGGTCGACGTCGCTCGCGTGGCGCGCCTGGCGGGGCTCGACGACGAGACCGAGGGCGATCTGGAGACGGTCCGCGCGGGGCTCCGGGCGAACCCGGTCCCGCTGTTCATCCCCGATCATCGCGTCGCCGGCCCGGGGGCGACGCCTCCTGACGTGGCCGAGCGCCTGCGAGAACTCGAATCGTCGTAG
- a CDS encoding 3-dehydroquinate synthase II: MTRSVWLKADGDVGDWESRKERITAGLEAGVDWVLVDEADVAQVRELGDVNVAAFRSDADLVEDAEPDGATADAYIVGKNGEGDGTVDLPPDFSGSADLSTLRRDDDRAQGAYVRIFDEDYEAFAEAAAQDGDYTIVVGEDWTIIPLENLIARIGDETDLIAGVTSAEEAQTAFETLEIGADGVLLDSGDSDEIRSTCEMRDAAEREHLDLQYAEVTAVERTGMADRVCVDTSSLMEHDEGMLVGSMSRGLFFVHAETAESPYVASRPFRVNAGAVHAYVRSPGGGTQYLSELTSGDEVQVVDTDGDTRETVVGRVKIEKRPMFRIQAAVETEDGTDRIETLLQNAETIKVHTHEGRTAVTDLEAGDEMLVYYEDVARHFGEAVEESIIEK, encoded by the coding sequence ATGACACGAAGCGTGTGGCTGAAGGCCGACGGCGACGTCGGCGACTGGGAGTCGCGAAAGGAGCGCATCACCGCGGGCCTAGAGGCCGGCGTCGACTGGGTCCTCGTCGACGAGGCCGACGTAGCGCAAGTACGCGAACTCGGCGACGTGAACGTCGCGGCGTTCCGCTCCGACGCCGACCTCGTCGAGGACGCCGAACCCGACGGCGCAACGGCGGACGCGTACATCGTCGGCAAGAACGGCGAAGGCGACGGTACGGTCGACCTCCCGCCGGACTTCTCGGGATCGGCCGACCTCTCGACGCTCCGCCGCGACGACGACCGGGCGCAGGGCGCCTACGTCCGCATCTTCGACGAGGACTACGAGGCCTTCGCGGAGGCGGCCGCACAAGACGGCGACTACACCATCGTCGTCGGCGAGGACTGGACCATCATCCCGCTGGAGAACCTCATCGCCCGCATCGGCGACGAGACGGATCTGATCGCGGGCGTCACCTCCGCCGAAGAGGCCCAGACCGCCTTCGAGACGCTGGAAATCGGCGCCGACGGCGTCCTCCTCGATTCGGGCGACTCCGACGAGATCCGGTCCACCTGTGAGATGCGCGACGCCGCCGAGCGCGAACACCTCGATCTGCAGTACGCCGAGGTGACCGCTGTCGAACGCACCGGCATGGCCGACCGCGTCTGCGTCGATACGAGTTCGCTGATGGAACACGACGAGGGGATGCTCGTCGGCTCCATGTCGCGGGGCCTCTTTTTCGTCCACGCCGAGACCGCGGAATCGCCGTACGTCGCCTCGCGCCCCTTCCGCGTGAACGCGGGCGCGGTCCACGCCTACGTCCGCTCGCCCGGCGGCGGGACGCAGTACCTCTCGGAACTCACGAGCGGCGACGAGGTGCAGGTGGTCGACACCGACGGCGACACCCGCGAGACGGTCGTCGGCCGCGTCAAAATCGAGAAACGGCCCATGTTCCGGATTCAGGCGGCGGTCGAAACCGAGGACGGCACCGACCGCATCGAGACACTCCTCCAGAACGCCGAGACCATCAAGGTCCACACCCACGAGGGCCGGACCGCCGTGACCGACCTCGAGGCCGGCGACGAGATGCTGGTCTACTACGAGGACGTGGCGCGGCACTTCGGCGAGGCGGTCGAAGAGAGCATCATCGAGAAGTAA
- a CDS encoding 2-amino-3,7-dideoxy-D-threo-hept-6-ulosonate synthase produces the protein MNTGTRARLRRISTDDRYLIVPMDHGVTMGPVKGLVDIESTIDAVTAGGADAVLTQKGVASRVHEHKNDAGYIVHLNGSTNIGPDEDDKRRTGTVEAALRAGADAVSFHINVGSEYEPEQMTDLARVTERAEELGIPTLAMAYARGPDIAEDDPEALAHAVRLAEELGADVVKTGYSGDGDSFAPVCAGTRLPVVIAGGSRGTDRQTIEMVRGAMDGGAAGVSMGRSIFQHDDPGAITRAIAAVLHDDADVDEALTRSGLLEA, from the coding sequence ATGAACACGGGAACTCGCGCGCGTCTCCGGCGCATCTCGACGGACGACCGATACCTGATCGTCCCGATGGATCACGGCGTCACGATGGGACCTGTGAAAGGGCTCGTCGACATCGAATCGACCATCGACGCGGTGACGGCCGGCGGTGCCGACGCTGTGCTGACACAGAAGGGCGTGGCGTCACGCGTTCACGAGCATAAAAACGACGCGGGCTACATCGTCCACCTCAACGGCTCGACGAACATCGGTCCCGACGAGGACGACAAGCGACGGACCGGCACCGTCGAAGCCGCGCTCCGGGCCGGCGCCGACGCCGTCTCCTTCCACATCAACGTCGGCTCCGAGTACGAACCCGAGCAGATGACCGACCTCGCGCGGGTGACCGAACGCGCCGAGGAGCTCGGCATCCCGACGCTGGCGATGGCGTACGCCCGCGGGCCGGACATCGCGGAGGACGACCCCGAGGCGCTGGCGCACGCCGTTCGCCTCGCCGAGGAACTCGGCGCCGACGTGGTCAAAACGGGCTACAGCGGCGACGGCGACAGTTTCGCCCCCGTCTGTGCGGGGACGCGTCTCCCCGTCGTCATCGCGGGCGGCAGTCGCGGCACCGACCGCCAGACCATCGAGATGGTGCGCGGCGCGATGGACGGCGGCGCCGCCGGCGTCTCGATGGGGCGCTCCATCTTCCAGCACGACGATCCCGGGGCTATCACGCGCGCCATCGCCGCCGTCCTCCACGACGACGCCGACGTCGACGAGGCGCTCACCCGGAGCGGCCTGCTCGAAGCCTAG